In Oryza sativa Japonica Group chromosome 3, ASM3414082v1, one DNA window encodes the following:
- the LOC4331372 gene encoding zinc finger CCCH domain-containing protein 20 isoform 2 (isoform 2 is encoded by transcript variant 2) has translation MEGAAAAAGGGEMLSPGEADWPPELRLPPPPPPSAASEGEPPPARAAVGMDDSQFLGSIIGLPAQPPQATAEALAVVGVKRRRGRPPKKRDGAAAATAVVPAARPARRREDEEEVVCFICFDGGNLVVCDRRGCPKVYHPACIKRDEAFFQSRSKWNCGWHICSSCEKAVHYMCYTCTYSLCKVCIKQGKFFSVRGTKGFCDTCYSTILLIESKDEGDTKIVVDFDDQNSWEYLFKLYWVDLKGKLSLTLEELTSAKARWNAPTTYTRKEKDESSDDLYDANNDDDAGSDCSSGKRKRNSSRKKGRKRRKPNSDCSIATKKVETVTRDDGTLPNKVPTEEASLPVDTKWASPELLEFVGHMRDGDQSFISQFDVQALLLDYIKQNNLRDPQRKSQIICDSRLHRLFRKTRVAHFEMLKLLEMHFIVSEPSAVNDGSQGIINPDSAQIDHASGYNDMAAKFSPDRRRRMHRKMEREPQANPEDYAAIDMHNINLIYLRRSLMEDLIDDPTLSDKISGAFVRIRISGLGQKQDMYRLVKVVGTHKVSEKYSIGKKMTNFALEIMNLNKKEIITMDTVSNQDFTEEECKRLRQSMKYDLISRLKVGDIQEKAKIFQFVRVNDWFENEKQKLCHLRDRASETGRRKELRECVEKLQLLNTPEERARRINEVLDVHVDSHMDPDYESDDEFGNKKAVERSVNWARSDPFVSPVKVKYSNSSQKNGDATRHLKNLSKQNTERKSGAARNFENSHSPVGMDIPKSGTNVKSTRCETTSPSSHGVVSSDMEPEKVWHYKDPSGNVQGPFTLVQLSKWTSYFPRDMRVWLTFESEERSLLLTEVLSKQPKDFGQPASVTTSSKSTVADTGQNRNTEIVDLNKAPSPVGYSMLNSFETTVQSTKHSAPERESVNSLDDRLSHSTDSVPPKDANASNSQAMCQIKHSGSLPSPGSPHQRSDLHHDEVQGGRSGEWNNQHNSELWSPSMPQTSSSAHSNVESHHDHYPSWSQVQHDPKNSLQAGSGKDLNSRYDIAQKLPSQRITRDVPSPVFAWSPSESRTASSQHEGSCLSSTTNLCTHDELHSSIASAKAKSFAPATPVEDRGSSSPSGMLSLSERAPICSPQSAPSASASDTCKMEENMNQQKTLEADISNTSVNQSPQSKILPESSPDNQDAEHEYRSPPPISESKELSPQSRTTPGSSPDNQDTEREYPSPPPISGSKEISPQSRTILESSPDNQDNGHEYPSPPPIPESIELSPHSKALPESSPDNQDIEPECPSPPQIPESKELSRQSKILPESSPGNQDIEPECPSPPQIPESKELSQQSKILPESSPDNHDIKCEYSSPTPIPESKELSLQSKILPESSSDNQDIKCEDPSPTPISKSKEVSPQSKILSESYLDNQDVERECPSSILITESKELAVDLPGSISLAPEKTASTDVGENSSLAFIFPKSTLAGDDALKSVFDMAKAHLECEDSKVKEELYVESTVVIRDDMVVNPASGVESIDMSENLLESLMEQSCGTFYMDGTTALEGFLSGSTKEEPQCSSPIALSTCSSPIALSPWGEHGYYQGDSVGSSLWGVQDDDPIGNIWPLSSQAPALQYSSGSTAHFIDEATVTHGNNGVVLSSTPGEEVGLPNSGVCTDWGLVEQVNPETNDASVSMIDKNSGLVDSQPSANDGSDVGTARNTNHNTNLSLNHETAVPLSRSSGEASRKHGFITDLNVATSEEALGNTKNWNPYAGNANRGSQRNHHRDRYSQISESWLLSSNYSRSRSDGFGTGGSSRSTPRGQTQRGICKFHENGYCRKGASCNYLHP, from the exons tgCTATCCCCAGGTGAGGCGGACTGGCCTCCCGAGCTGCGgctcccaccgccgcccccgccctccgccgcatcggagggggagccgccgcccgcgcgggcCGCGGTGGGGATGGATGACTCGCAGTTCCTCGGATCGATCATCGGCTTGCCCGCCCAGCCGCCGCAGGCCACGGCCGAGGCGCTCGCGGTGGTCGGGgtcaagaggaggagagggaggccgccgaagaagagggacggggcggcggcggcgacggcggttgTTCCCGCGGCGAGGCCtgcgaggaggagggaggacgaggaggaggtcgtcTGCTTCATCTGCTTCGACGGGGGCAACCTCGTCGTGTGCGATCggag GGGATGCCCTAAGGTCTACCATCCGGCCTGCATCAAGCGCGATGAGGCATTCTTCCAATCTCGCAGCAAGTGGAATTGCG GTTGGCACATATGCAGCAGCTGTGAAAAGGCAGTGCACTACATGTGCTATACGTGTACATACTCCCTTTGCAAAGTATGCATCAAGCAAGGTAAATTTTTCAGTGTCAGGGGGACCAAGGGCTTCTGCGATACCTGTTATTCAACTATACTGTTGATAGAATCCAAAGATGAAGGTGATACAAAG ATTGTTGTTGATTTTGATGATCAAAATAGTTGGGAATACCTGTTCAAGCTATATTGGGTGGATCTGAAAGGGAAGCTTTCATTAACATTGGAAGAACTAACTAGCGCCAAGGCTCGATGGAATGCACCTACTACTTACACTAGGAAAGAAAAGGATGAGTCATCTGATGACCTTTATGATGCTAATAATGACGATGATGCTGGTTCTGACTGCTCCTCAGGAAAGCGAAAGAGAAATTCTTCGAGAAAAAAGGGTCGAAAACGTCGGAAACCAAATTCTGATTGTAGCATTGCCACAAAAAAGGTTGAGACTGTTACTAGAGATGATGGAACCCTGCCCAACAAGGTACCAACTGAAGAGGCGTCCTTGCCGGTAGACACCAAATGGGCTTCGCCAGAGCTACTGGAGTTTGTAGGGCACATGAGAGATGGCGATCAATCTTTTATTTCCCAGTTTGATGTTCAGGCTCTTTTGCTTGACTATATAAAACAGAACAACCTCCGTGACCCTCAAAGAAAGAGTCAAATTATCTGTGACTCAAGGCTTCACCGTTTATTCAGGAAAACACGCGTCGCTCATTTTGAGATGTTGAAGCTTTTGGAGATGCACTTTATTGTAAGTGAGCCTTCTGCAGTAAATGATGGTAGCCAAGGGATTATCAATCCTGATTCAGCTCAAATAGATCATGCCAGTGGATATAATGACATGGCAGCAAAGTTCTCTCCTGATAGGAGACGAAGGATGCATAGAAAGATGGAAAGAGAACCACAGGCTAATCCTGAAGATTACGCAGCAATTGATATGCATAATATTAACCTAATTTACCTGCGCCGTAGCTTGATGGAGGATCTTATTGATGATCCCACATTGTCAGACAAAATTTCTGGTGCTTTTGTCAGGATAAGAATTTCGGGACTTGGTCAGAAGCAAGATATGTATCGTCTGGTGAAAGTTGTCG GGACACATAAGGTTTCAGAAAAATACAGCATCGGGAAGAAGATGACAAATTTTGCACTTGAGATAATGAACTTAAACAAAAAGGAGATTATCACGATGGACACAGTATCAAATCAGGATTTTACAGAG GAGGAATGCAAGCGCCTAAGGCAGAGCATGAAGTATGATCTAATTAGCCGACTGAAAGTG GGTGATATCCAAGAGAAAGCCAAGATCTTCCAATTTGTAAGAGTGAATGAT TGGTTTGAAAACGAAAAGCAGAAGCTGTGCCATCTTCGTGACCGTGCAAGTGAAACTGGGCGTAGAAAGGA GCTTAGAGAATGTGTGGAAAAGCTTCAGCTTCTCAACACTCCTGAGGAAAGAGCACGCAGAATTAATGAAGTTCTTGACGTGCATGTTGACTCGCATATGGATCCTGATTATGAATCTGATGATGAATTTGGCAACAAGAAAGCTG TTGAACGTAGTGTAAATTGGGCAAGATCAGATCCGTTCGTTTCACCCGTTAAAGTTAAATATTCGAACAGTTCACAAAAGAATGGTGATGCTACCCGCCATCTCAAAAACCTGTCTAAACAAAATACAGAGCGTAAATCAGGAGCAGCAAGAAACTTTGAGAATTCCCATTCACCAGTTGGTATGGATATTCCAAAATCTGGCACTAATGTAAAGAGTACCAGGTGTGAAACTACGTCACCTTCATCTCATGGGGTTGTATCAAGTGACATGGAACCAGAAAAAGTCTGGCACTACAAGGATCCTTCTGGAAATGTTCAGGGCCCATTTACTCTTGTGCAGCTATCCAAATGGACAAGTTACTTCCCACGTGATATGAGAGTATGGCTTACATTTGAGAGTGAAGAGAGATCATTGCTGTTGACTGAAGTGCTCTCAAAGCAACCAAAAGATTTTGGTCAACCTGCATCTGTTACTACAAGTAGTAAGTCGACAGTAGCAGACACTGGACAAAACAGAAACACTGAAATTGTTGATCTCAACAAAGCTCCTTCTCCTGTTGGTTATAGTATGCTTAATTCTTTTGAAACCACTGTTCAGTCTACTAAGCATTCTGCTCCAGAAAGGGAAAGCGTGAACTCTTTAGATGACAGGTTATCACACTCGACTGACTCAGTTCCACCAAAGGACGCTAACGCTTCAAATAGTCAAGCAATGTGTCAGATCAAGCATTCAGGCTCTCTTCCATCTCCTGGAAGTCCACATCAACGATCAGACTTGCACCATGATGAAGTACAGGGAGGACGCTCTGGTGAATGGAACAATCAACACAACAGTGAACTGTGGAGTCCATCCATGCCGCAGACAAGTTCTAGTGCACACAGTAACGTGGAATCTCATCACGATCATTATCCTTCGTGGTCACAGGTTCAACATGATCCTAAAAATAGTTTACAAGCAGGTTCTGGGAAGGATCTGAATTCGAGGTATGATATTGCGCAGAAACTTCCTAGTCAACGGATCACGAGAGATGTTCCCAGCCCTGTATTTGCCTGGAGTCCATCTGAGTCCAGGACTGCTTCCAGTCAACATGAAGGTTCTTGCTTGAGTTCAACAACCAATCTATGCACTCATGATGAACTTCATTCTTCAATTGCTTCTGCAAAGGCTAAAAGCTTTGCTCCAGCAACTCCTGTTGAAGACAGAGGTTCAAGCTCACCCTCTGGTATGCTGAGTCTCTCGGAAAGAGCACCAATCTGCAGTCCACAGTCAGCTCCTTCTGCGTCTGCTTCTGATACATGCAAGATGGAGGAGAACATGAATCAACAAAAAACACTTGAAGCTGATATATCAAACACGTCAGTTAATCAGTCTCCACAGTCTAAGATTCTCCCTGAATCTTCTCCTGATAACCAAGATGCTGAACATGAATATCGTAGTCCACCTCCAATATCTGAGAGTAAAGAGTTATCCCCACAGTCAAGGACTACCCCTGGATCTTCTCCTGATAACCAAGATACTGAACGTGAATATCCTAGCCCGCCTCCAATATCTGGGAGTAAAGAGATATCCCCACAGTCAAGGACTATCCTTGAATCTTCTCCTGATAACCAAGATAATGGACATGAATATCCTAGTCCACCTCCGATACCGGAGAGTATAGAGCTATCTCCGCATTCTAAGGCTCTCCCTGAATCTTCTCCTGATAACCAAGATATTGAACCTGAATGCCCTAGTCCACCTCAAATACCCGAGAGTAAAGAGCTATCTCGGCAGTCTAAGATTCTCCCTGAATCATCTCCTGGTAACCAAGATATTGAACCTGAATGCCCTAGTCCACCGCAAATACCTGAGAGTAAAGAGCTATCTCAGCAGTCTAAGATTCTCCCTGAATCCTCTCCTGATAACCACGATATTAAATGTGAATATTCCAGTCCAACTCCGATACCCGAGAGTAAAGAGCTATCTCTGCAGTCTAAGATTCTCCCTGAATCTTCTTCTGATAACCAAGATATTAAGTGTGAAGATCCTAGCCCAACTCCGATATCTAAGAGTAAAGAGGTGTCTCCGCAATCTAAGATTCTCTCTGAATCTTATCTTGATAACCAAGATGTTGAACGTGAGTGTCCTAGTTCCATTCTGATAACTGAGAGTAAAGAGCTTGCTGTGGACCTCCCTGGATCAATATCATTAGCACCTGAAAAAACAGCTTCTACTGATGTAGGTGAAAACTCTTCACttgcttttatttttccaaaatcTACTCTGGCTGGGGATGATGCTTTGAAATCAGTATTTGATATGGCAAAGGCGCATTTAGAATGTGAAGATTCAAAGGTTAAAGAAGAACTGTATGTTGAATCAACTGTTGTTATAAGAGATGACATGGTTGTTAATCCTGCCTCTGGAGTTGAGTCCATAGACATGTCTGAAAATCTCTTGGAATCTTTGATGGAGCAAAGTTGTGGAACTTTTTACATGGATGGTACAACAGCCTTAGAAGGTTTTCTGTCTGGTTCAACGAAGGAAGAACCGCAATGTTCTAGCCCCATTGCTTTATCCACATGCTCTAGCCCCATTGCATTATCCCCTTGGGGTGAACATGGCTACTATCAAGGAGATTCTGTTGGTTCTTCTTTATGGGGTGTCCAGGACGATGATCCAATCGGTAATATTTGGCCATTATCCTCACAAGCACCGGCTCTCCAGTATTCATCTG GTAGCACTGCTCATTTTATTGATGAAGCAACTGTCACCCATGGAAATAATGGAGTTGTTCTAAGTAGCACGCCAGGGGAGGAGGTGGGTTTACCAAACTCAGGTGTTTGCACAGATTGGGGATTGGTTGAGCAG GTGAATCCAGAAACAAATGATGCATCGGTATCAATGATAGACAAGAACTCAGGATTAGTAGATTCTCAACCATCAGCAAATGATGGCTCAGATGTGGGTACTGCACGGAACACTAACCATAATACTAACTTGTCCCTCAACCATGAAACAGCGGTACCCTTGAGTAGAAGTTCTGGAGAAGCATCAAGAAAACACGGATTTATTACTGACTTGAATGTTGCTACTTCAGAGGAGGCGTTAGGGAACACCAAGAACTGGAATCCATATGCTGGTAATGCTAATCGGGGCAGCCAGCGGAATCATCACCGTGACAGGTACTCTCAAATAAGCGAATCTTGGCTTCTTAGCTCAAACTACTCTAGGAGTAGGTCTGATGGATTTGGCACTGGTGGATCGTCGAGATCAACCCCAAGGGGACAAACTCAGAGGGGGATATGTAAATTTCATGAGAATGGCTACTGCAGGAAGGGTGCATCTTGTAACTACCTGCACCCCTGA
- the LOC4331372 gene encoding zinc finger CCCH domain-containing protein 20 isoform 1 (isoform 1 is encoded by transcript variant 1) gives MEGAAAAAGGGEMLSPGEADWPPELRLPPPPPPSAASEGEPPPARAAVGMDDSQFLGSIIGLPAQPPQATAEALAVVGVKRRRGRPPKKRDGAAAATAVVPAARPARRREDEEEVVCFICFDGGNLVVCDRRGCPKVYHPACIKRDEAFFQSRSKWNCGWHICSSCEKAVHYMCYTCTYSLCKVCIKQGKFFSVRGTKGFCDTCYSTILLIESKDEGDTKIVVDFDDQNSWEYLFKLYWVDLKGKLSLTLEELTSAKARWNAPTTYTRKEKDESSDDLYDANNDDDAGSDCSSGKRKRNSSRKKGRKRRKPNSDCSIATKKVETVTRDDGTLPNKVPTEEASLPVDTKWASPELLEFVGHMRDGDQSFISQFDVQALLLDYIKQNNLRDPQRKSQIICDSRLHRLFRKTRVAHFEMLKLLEMHFIVSEPSAVNDGSQGIINPDSAQIDHASGYNDMAAKFSPDRRRRMHRKMEREPQANPEDYAAIDMHNINLIYLRRSLMEDLIDDPTLSDKISGAFVRIRISGLGQKQDMYRLVKVVGTHKVSEKYSIGKKMTNFALEIMNLNKKEIITMDTVSNQDFTEEECKRLRQSMKYDLISRLKVGDIQEKAKIFQFVRVNDWFENEKQKLCHLRDRASETGRRKELRECVEKLQLLNTPEERARRINEVLDVHVDSHMDPDYESDDEFGNKKAVERSVNWARSDPFVSPVKVKYSNSSQKNGDATRHLKNLSKQNTERKSGAARNFENSHSPVGMDIPKSGTNVKSTRCETTSPSSHGVVSSDMEPEKVWHYKDPSGNVQGPFTLVQLSKWTSYFPRDMRVWLTFESEERSLLLTEVLSKQPKDFGQPASVTTSSKSTVADTGQNRNTEIVDLNKAPSPVGYSMLNSFETTVQSTKHSAPERESVNSLDDRLSHSTDSVPPKDANASNSQAMCQIKHSGSLPSPGSPHQRSDLHHDEVQGGRSGEWNNQHNSELWSPSMPQTSSSAHSNVESHHDHYPSWSQVQHDPKNSLQAGSGKDLNSRYDIAQKLPSQRITRDVPSPVFAWSPSESRTASSQHEGSCLSSTTNLCTHDELHSSIASAKAKSFAPATPVEDRGSSSPSGMLSLSERAPICSPQSAPSASASDTCKMEENMNQQKTLEADISNTSVNQSPQSKILPESSPDNQDAEHEYRSPPPISESKELSPQSRTTPGSSPDNQDTEREYPSPPPISGSKEISPQSRTILESSPDNQDNGHEYPSPPPIPESIELSPHSKALPESSPDNQDIEPECPSPPQIPESKELSRQSKILPESSPGNQDIEPECPSPPQIPESKELSQQSKILPESSPDNHDIKCEYSSPTPIPESKELSLQSKILPESSSDNQDIKCEDPSPTPISKSKEVSPQSKILSESYLDNQDVERECPSSILITESKELAVDLPGSISLAPEKTASTDVGENSSLAFIFPKSTLAGDDALKSVFDMAKAHLECEDSKVKEELYVESTVVIRDDMVVNPASGVESIDMSENLLESLMEQSCGTFYMDGTTALEGFLSGSTKEEPQCSSPIALSTCSSPIALSPWGEHGYYQGDSVGSSLWGVQDDDPIGNIWPLSSQAPALQYSSAGSTAHFIDEATVTHGNNGVVLSSTPGEEVGLPNSGVCTDWGLVEQVNPETNDASVSMIDKNSGLVDSQPSANDGSDVGTARNTNHNTNLSLNHETAVPLSRSSGEASRKHGFITDLNVATSEEALGNTKNWNPYAGNANRGSQRNHHRDRYSQISESWLLSSNYSRSRSDGFGTGGSSRSTPRGQTQRGICKFHENGYCRKGASCNYLHP, from the exons tgCTATCCCCAGGTGAGGCGGACTGGCCTCCCGAGCTGCGgctcccaccgccgcccccgccctccgccgcatcggagggggagccgccgcccgcgcgggcCGCGGTGGGGATGGATGACTCGCAGTTCCTCGGATCGATCATCGGCTTGCCCGCCCAGCCGCCGCAGGCCACGGCCGAGGCGCTCGCGGTGGTCGGGgtcaagaggaggagagggaggccgccgaagaagagggacggggcggcggcggcgacggcggttgTTCCCGCGGCGAGGCCtgcgaggaggagggaggacgaggaggaggtcgtcTGCTTCATCTGCTTCGACGGGGGCAACCTCGTCGTGTGCGATCggag GGGATGCCCTAAGGTCTACCATCCGGCCTGCATCAAGCGCGATGAGGCATTCTTCCAATCTCGCAGCAAGTGGAATTGCG GTTGGCACATATGCAGCAGCTGTGAAAAGGCAGTGCACTACATGTGCTATACGTGTACATACTCCCTTTGCAAAGTATGCATCAAGCAAGGTAAATTTTTCAGTGTCAGGGGGACCAAGGGCTTCTGCGATACCTGTTATTCAACTATACTGTTGATAGAATCCAAAGATGAAGGTGATACAAAG ATTGTTGTTGATTTTGATGATCAAAATAGTTGGGAATACCTGTTCAAGCTATATTGGGTGGATCTGAAAGGGAAGCTTTCATTAACATTGGAAGAACTAACTAGCGCCAAGGCTCGATGGAATGCACCTACTACTTACACTAGGAAAGAAAAGGATGAGTCATCTGATGACCTTTATGATGCTAATAATGACGATGATGCTGGTTCTGACTGCTCCTCAGGAAAGCGAAAGAGAAATTCTTCGAGAAAAAAGGGTCGAAAACGTCGGAAACCAAATTCTGATTGTAGCATTGCCACAAAAAAGGTTGAGACTGTTACTAGAGATGATGGAACCCTGCCCAACAAGGTACCAACTGAAGAGGCGTCCTTGCCGGTAGACACCAAATGGGCTTCGCCAGAGCTACTGGAGTTTGTAGGGCACATGAGAGATGGCGATCAATCTTTTATTTCCCAGTTTGATGTTCAGGCTCTTTTGCTTGACTATATAAAACAGAACAACCTCCGTGACCCTCAAAGAAAGAGTCAAATTATCTGTGACTCAAGGCTTCACCGTTTATTCAGGAAAACACGCGTCGCTCATTTTGAGATGTTGAAGCTTTTGGAGATGCACTTTATTGTAAGTGAGCCTTCTGCAGTAAATGATGGTAGCCAAGGGATTATCAATCCTGATTCAGCTCAAATAGATCATGCCAGTGGATATAATGACATGGCAGCAAAGTTCTCTCCTGATAGGAGACGAAGGATGCATAGAAAGATGGAAAGAGAACCACAGGCTAATCCTGAAGATTACGCAGCAATTGATATGCATAATATTAACCTAATTTACCTGCGCCGTAGCTTGATGGAGGATCTTATTGATGATCCCACATTGTCAGACAAAATTTCTGGTGCTTTTGTCAGGATAAGAATTTCGGGACTTGGTCAGAAGCAAGATATGTATCGTCTGGTGAAAGTTGTCG GGACACATAAGGTTTCAGAAAAATACAGCATCGGGAAGAAGATGACAAATTTTGCACTTGAGATAATGAACTTAAACAAAAAGGAGATTATCACGATGGACACAGTATCAAATCAGGATTTTACAGAG GAGGAATGCAAGCGCCTAAGGCAGAGCATGAAGTATGATCTAATTAGCCGACTGAAAGTG GGTGATATCCAAGAGAAAGCCAAGATCTTCCAATTTGTAAGAGTGAATGAT TGGTTTGAAAACGAAAAGCAGAAGCTGTGCCATCTTCGTGACCGTGCAAGTGAAACTGGGCGTAGAAAGGA GCTTAGAGAATGTGTGGAAAAGCTTCAGCTTCTCAACACTCCTGAGGAAAGAGCACGCAGAATTAATGAAGTTCTTGACGTGCATGTTGACTCGCATATGGATCCTGATTATGAATCTGATGATGAATTTGGCAACAAGAAAGCTG TTGAACGTAGTGTAAATTGGGCAAGATCAGATCCGTTCGTTTCACCCGTTAAAGTTAAATATTCGAACAGTTCACAAAAGAATGGTGATGCTACCCGCCATCTCAAAAACCTGTCTAAACAAAATACAGAGCGTAAATCAGGAGCAGCAAGAAACTTTGAGAATTCCCATTCACCAGTTGGTATGGATATTCCAAAATCTGGCACTAATGTAAAGAGTACCAGGTGTGAAACTACGTCACCTTCATCTCATGGGGTTGTATCAAGTGACATGGAACCAGAAAAAGTCTGGCACTACAAGGATCCTTCTGGAAATGTTCAGGGCCCATTTACTCTTGTGCAGCTATCCAAATGGACAAGTTACTTCCCACGTGATATGAGAGTATGGCTTACATTTGAGAGTGAAGAGAGATCATTGCTGTTGACTGAAGTGCTCTCAAAGCAACCAAAAGATTTTGGTCAACCTGCATCTGTTACTACAAGTAGTAAGTCGACAGTAGCAGACACTGGACAAAACAGAAACACTGAAATTGTTGATCTCAACAAAGCTCCTTCTCCTGTTGGTTATAGTATGCTTAATTCTTTTGAAACCACTGTTCAGTCTACTAAGCATTCTGCTCCAGAAAGGGAAAGCGTGAACTCTTTAGATGACAGGTTATCACACTCGACTGACTCAGTTCCACCAAAGGACGCTAACGCTTCAAATAGTCAAGCAATGTGTCAGATCAAGCATTCAGGCTCTCTTCCATCTCCTGGAAGTCCACATCAACGATCAGACTTGCACCATGATGAAGTACAGGGAGGACGCTCTGGTGAATGGAACAATCAACACAACAGTGAACTGTGGAGTCCATCCATGCCGCAGACAAGTTCTAGTGCACACAGTAACGTGGAATCTCATCACGATCATTATCCTTCGTGGTCACAGGTTCAACATGATCCTAAAAATAGTTTACAAGCAGGTTCTGGGAAGGATCTGAATTCGAGGTATGATATTGCGCAGAAACTTCCTAGTCAACGGATCACGAGAGATGTTCCCAGCCCTGTATTTGCCTGGAGTCCATCTGAGTCCAGGACTGCTTCCAGTCAACATGAAGGTTCTTGCTTGAGTTCAACAACCAATCTATGCACTCATGATGAACTTCATTCTTCAATTGCTTCTGCAAAGGCTAAAAGCTTTGCTCCAGCAACTCCTGTTGAAGACAGAGGTTCAAGCTCACCCTCTGGTATGCTGAGTCTCTCGGAAAGAGCACCAATCTGCAGTCCACAGTCAGCTCCTTCTGCGTCTGCTTCTGATACATGCAAGATGGAGGAGAACATGAATCAACAAAAAACACTTGAAGCTGATATATCAAACACGTCAGTTAATCAGTCTCCACAGTCTAAGATTCTCCCTGAATCTTCTCCTGATAACCAAGATGCTGAACATGAATATCGTAGTCCACCTCCAATATCTGAGAGTAAAGAGTTATCCCCACAGTCAAGGACTACCCCTGGATCTTCTCCTGATAACCAAGATACTGAACGTGAATATCCTAGCCCGCCTCCAATATCTGGGAGTAAAGAGATATCCCCACAGTCAAGGACTATCCTTGAATCTTCTCCTGATAACCAAGATAATGGACATGAATATCCTAGTCCACCTCCGATACCGGAGAGTATAGAGCTATCTCCGCATTCTAAGGCTCTCCCTGAATCTTCTCCTGATAACCAAGATATTGAACCTGAATGCCCTAGTCCACCTCAAATACCCGAGAGTAAAGAGCTATCTCGGCAGTCTAAGATTCTCCCTGAATCATCTCCTGGTAACCAAGATATTGAACCTGAATGCCCTAGTCCACCGCAAATACCTGAGAGTAAAGAGCTATCTCAGCAGTCTAAGATTCTCCCTGAATCCTCTCCTGATAACCACGATATTAAATGTGAATATTCCAGTCCAACTCCGATACCCGAGAGTAAAGAGCTATCTCTGCAGTCTAAGATTCTCCCTGAATCTTCTTCTGATAACCAAGATATTAAGTGTGAAGATCCTAGCCCAACTCCGATATCTAAGAGTAAAGAGGTGTCTCCGCAATCTAAGATTCTCTCTGAATCTTATCTTGATAACCAAGATGTTGAACGTGAGTGTCCTAGTTCCATTCTGATAACTGAGAGTAAAGAGCTTGCTGTGGACCTCCCTGGATCAATATCATTAGCACCTGAAAAAACAGCTTCTACTGATGTAGGTGAAAACTCTTCACttgcttttatttttccaaaatcTACTCTGGCTGGGGATGATGCTTTGAAATCAGTATTTGATATGGCAAAGGCGCATTTAGAATGTGAAGATTCAAAGGTTAAAGAAGAACTGTATGTTGAATCAACTGTTGTTATAAGAGATGACATGGTTGTTAATCCTGCCTCTGGAGTTGAGTCCATAGACATGTCTGAAAATCTCTTGGAATCTTTGATGGAGCAAAGTTGTGGAACTTTTTACATGGATGGTACAACAGCCTTAGAAGGTTTTCTGTCTGGTTCAACGAAGGAAGAACCGCAATGTTCTAGCCCCATTGCTTTATCCACATGCTCTAGCCCCATTGCATTATCCCCTTGGGGTGAACATGGCTACTATCAAGGAGATTCTGTTGGTTCTTCTTTATGGGGTGTCCAGGACGATGATCCAATCGGTAATATTTGGCCATTATCCTCACAAGCACCGGCTCTCCAGTATTCATCTG CAGGTAGCACTGCTCATTTTATTGATGAAGCAACTGTCACCCATGGAAATAATGGAGTTGTTCTAAGTAGCACGCCAGGGGAGGAGGTGGGTTTACCAAACTCAGGTGTTTGCACAGATTGGGGATTGGTTGAGCAG GTGAATCCAGAAACAAATGATGCATCGGTATCAATGATAGACAAGAACTCAGGATTAGTAGATTCTCAACCATCAGCAAATGATGGCTCAGATGTGGGTACTGCACGGAACACTAACCATAATACTAACTTGTCCCTCAACCATGAAACAGCGGTACCCTTGAGTAGAAGTTCTGGAGAAGCATCAAGAAAACACGGATTTATTACTGACTTGAATGTTGCTACTTCAGAGGAGGCGTTAGGGAACACCAAGAACTGGAATCCATATGCTGGTAATGCTAATCGGGGCAGCCAGCGGAATCATCACCGTGACAGGTACTCTCAAATAAGCGAATCTTGGCTTCTTAGCTCAAACTACTCTAGGAGTAGGTCTGATGGATTTGGCACTGGTGGATCGTCGAGATCAACCCCAAGGGGACAAACTCAGAGGGGGATATGTAAATTTCATGAGAATGGCTACTGCAGGAAGGGTGCATCTTGTAACTACCTGCACCCCTGA